Part of the Musa acuminata AAA Group cultivar baxijiao chromosome BXJ2-7, Cavendish_Baxijiao_AAA, whole genome shotgun sequence genome is shown below.
AATTTGTGAATAATATAAAGGGATCCAGTTGTCCAAAACTAAATAACACCATCAGGGGAATCAGAGGCattgataacagaagatgaaatcATGATTTATCATTTCCTTTTCTTTCACCTGTTTTCCAAATTACCACCGACAGGTTTTGCCATAAAAATGATGCAGTTAAAAGCCTCGTTCAGTAATAAACCAAGTCTCTGTTTGAGATTAAATGAGATCGAATAGTGTTCACAAAATGTAAATAGTGTTGTAGGTCCTAATAATCATTGTAGGAAGCCTGCACCAGTGCAGTAATTTTGCAAAACCATAATCATCATTGTAAAGTCCAGATTGTAGTTTTAACTAGCTTATAATCTCAGAACTTTTGAACTTCGGATTTGCTGATTTCGTTTTAAGATATCCAAGTTTGGTTACTTTTTAGGGTGCAAACCATCATTACCAAGCAATGAGTGCTTCAACTTATTAAGATGATCATGAAAAAAATTTACTGAGAAAAATGAGGCAGGTACATTGACCTACTCATCTTAAAATGGCATGTGCATGGTTTTTCACCGACCTCCTTTATTCACCAAGGAAAAGACCAGATGAGAGTCTATTGCATGGACATGGCTAGGTTTTTTTAGAAGCACAGTACAATGCTTGATCTAGTCAGGACAatcaagaaaacatcttctttttctcttcctttatcTGCAGCCAGACTTACATCTttcttttcaataatttttttattgcatGTGCTAATAACTTCCAAAGCAAGGAAATAAACCAAAAAAGACCCTTCTAGACATAGACCGAACAAATGAAACAGAAATGAGCCATTTGAACTGAAGGGAAGACTGCAAAGCATTATTTCCACTCTCACTCCGAATTGCACATGCTAACCTTCATCATTTTCTGTTTGATACCCTTCCATTTGGTAATTAGTAACTTATTGACCTCACTATTGATCATCAAATTTATTAAATCTATGTGTCGTTGCTTTATGATTCATACTTGTTGCTTGAATCTATGTTTTGATATAGCTTTTCAATCTTAGTGGAGCACAAGCAAGTGCTTTGTTAAGTTTTGAGAAAAAACAACCAAAAGCTTCCTCCTCACATCTAAGACCTGCAACCAAGAAAGGTTGTCTGGATATGTACCAGGTGTACCTATCAGTCCACAATCAAACAAGGTCATATACCATGGGGCAGTAATGGTACCCTAGAAtaacatattatttgatattCAGTTCTTCAACTGTCACCATATATGTCAAGCTAATGATCCATTAATTTTGGCATAGGTTGGCAATTAAATTGTTCCAAAGGCTTGTGCCTCTGATGCAAGTGTCTGAAAGGTGTTTCAGCCACTTCATCCGTTAGATATTGCCATGTATTTTGTTCCCTACCATACAGACAAATCACAAGTGGATTCTGATATTTATAACACAGCAGAAATGCCCAAAGAAATATTTACATCTCTGACAGTATCTACTCTATGGATTTGTTCAAACTTGACAAGCTAATGAGGTCTATGGTTTCCAGTTAATGTTCAATGATTGAATAATGAATGTTAATGCATATTTAAAGCCAACTACAAAAGAATGATACATTTAAGAATAATATTCTTATTTGTAAAGTACAACAATATTTCTACAAACATGTTTGATTCTGTAGCACCACCAGCAAAATAATGCAGGCAAGAAGGTTAAATACAATCTTGAGCATGTAATTATATGGAATTGATGCATGACTTTGCAAATCTGAAGATGACATAGCCAAGCTTTCAGGTCAGATCAAGCAGGAAATTGCCCAAAGTAATCAGTTTAAGAGTTATTCTATCCAAAACAAAATGATGATCAGCTTCCTGACAATCCCACccatagaaaatattttttgaaaatcagGGAAAGAAGATAACAGATGAATGCTTCCAAGTTCCAACCAAGGATGAACTTCTCAGTTTTCTATATAAATTGGTGTATAATCTTCTTATGACAATCGTACAACCTCCATAAGCAGATACTTACAATATCCTTACTTGAATAAACCCAGGTTATCATATGAGATAAAATAAGAAGACTCGGTACTATGTTTGAAGACCGCTTTAGACTCTTTTGCTTATGGACTAAGAGCATCCAATCAAGGATAGGATTAGGAGTATATAGGCCCctttattaaattaattaaaagcATTATTAAATTAAGtcattattaaattaattaaaagcATATAGGCCCCTTTATTTTGGAAACAATTTAAATTTCCAAGATACCAAAATTTAACCCTATTTGACCTCCAAAACAGCATATAGAACTGAACTTATAAAACTCGATCAAGAATAGAATTAAGTTAGCCATTAGCTAACCCTAAACTTTACCTAGATGCATCAGAGAACACGATGTACACAAGATCACGAGGTTCGCTACATAGTAAACAACTAAAACACTTCacattaaacccagaaagttttTAACCTACATGAATTTAAGAATTGCAGAATGCAGATTAATGATACAGAATCTGATTTACTTTGTgagatatatatttaatattatttgaatgcaaaaaaaaagatataaaagaaAAGTAGTGCTGTCGAGAAACCACAAACAGCACTATTCTGCCCCAGATGAAACGAACAGGTGCATCTTTTCCAGGAAGGATGTTGTGTTTTCCTCGCCAGAATCAGCACCATAGAACAACGTGCGGTTTCAATGCCTCATGAGTGACATGGTAATATACGATAGATCATACCAAATATACTGCAAACACGTCGATACATGACCTAAGTCGCAATGGTGCAAATCTAACCTAAAATTTCCACGAAACCGCTTATTTACGCTCCGACAACGAGACCAGCTGCAAATATAACATCTACCGAGCATAAAATTCCAACTAAATCACGGATATTCTGGGACAAGGTGGAACCATTTCCCTACAGCGACCGGCACCACAAAATGAACCGCACCTGCTTCCGAAACATCGGAGAATCGTCGAGCTTGGTGAAATACATGGTGCCGCCGCGATCTTTCCCTCCTCGCAGACCCAAACCCTCATAAGCTCCCACTCCTTTCACCCCACGATTCCCTCAAGACACGGATAACCATCCAAGATCGAGCTTCCACGTTGTCAAGAACCCATCCGTGGCGGTTACACAAGATTTTCCGAGGTCCATCCAGAAATCGCATCTCCGATCATCCCCAGACGCCCACGCCGGTGAGTCCCCACCCACGCGGATTGCAATGCAGTAGAACGCACAAGAAATCGGGAGGTTGGGCGAGCGAGGAGGGGATTAGAGAAGCGAGGGGGACTCGatcgaagggaaaaaaaaaagaaaagaacagaaaagagaggaagggaaAAAAGCTGTTAGAAAtttgaaaaagaataaaaagagaaGGCGAGCAGTCCTTTTGGTGtttgaaaataataaatattagtgAAGGGATTTTTAGAGCGCTAATTATTTACGGAATTAGATATGGAGGTGGGTCACCCACCGGTGAGACTCTAACGAATGCTTCGATTCGGTGGGACACCTAATTACATATCCGTTTGTCAGTTTGAGAATTACATATTTATTTCCATAAAATTATATATTCCCATATTCCTTATTGAATATTAAAACTGTTGGATATTATTCCCATAAATCTTAATTCTTTTATATGGCTCATCATGTCTTGAATGCTACAACACGTTATACATTAGACCACATATTCTTTGGTTTACGTTCATGTGGATGGCTACCAATAATTCAAAATAGTAATAATTTATGgtaaataatatcaattattcATCAAAAATTTTCCTAATAAATCAGAAGTATCATAAGATCTATCAGTATTGTAATAATGGGTGATCGATTTGAGTGTCTCAATAAATAAGATATcgtagatatattatatattatttggtatCACAGGCGCAAGGATACTACTCCAAAGAAGGGGGAGAGAGATGGGTCAACGACCGGAGGCGGTGAGCGTATCCCCGAGGTTGCTATCTGTTGCAGTAGAAAAGACGCACCCAGGAAAACTGGACCCGACAGTTTGCACGGCGGTCATGCacgcagcagcggcggcagcaagAAAAGGAGAGATGCCGTTCTCGTGGCTCCCACGCCGCGACAAGGTCTGGCGACAGTGCGCGGGGCCCACGGCACGTATCTCCATGAACGCATACGGCCACATCGTGGCCTCTCTCTTGCTCGAACCTCGCGACCCCATCGTTACCCTCCATCCAACGTCTCAGCGACAGCCCGGGTCCCACACCACGTATCTCCATAATACTACACGTCACCTCGCTGGACGCCCGTCTCGCGTATGCCTAGTCTCGTCTTTTACTGCGACGCGAGTCCATCAGGACCCACCGACGCGCATCTCAGCAACAGCCGTCGGGCCCCAAAGCCCGTATCTCCTTCACGACTGTCTGTCGTCGCACCTCGGAGGCAGTTTCAGGGGCCGTTCCTCGTTTTCTTTTTACTTTAAAGTCCTCGGGCTCCTTCCCTTCCTCCGACTAATAGCGCCGCGACTCCATCGTCACCCACCATCGCACATCTCGGCGACAGCCCGAATCTCGAGGATGGTGGGCGTACGATCTCTTAGCCCGGCAAGAGGGAATCATTGGCGTCGCCGGTAATTGCAACGAAGAGCGAATCATGGCCGCCTGTCGGCCGCGATAGAAATGGACCTCAGGCCAGTGCGGGACGCACCGTTTAGTCGCTAGATGAACTATTTGGCGTGCGTATGTAAAAAGGGCTCTCGTACAAAAGCTTGTTTTCCTGGAGATTAGCACCGGTGGAACGAACAAAAGTTGGAGAACGGGAACAAAAGCAGGAAAaagaacttgaaaatggatgacaAAGGGTGGagacatgctttgtaataataaaGGCAGTGAAATTATTGGGCATAAAGAGAGGGTAGAGATTCTTGAACACCCCAAGTCGTAAAGATTCTGTAACACAATGACCACTAGCTTACCACAGGAAACAATTATTGGCCACAGCCATAGCTGGTATCATATGAGACTAGGATGATCAATGTTGAGAAATGGATGACACGTTATAGGAAGATATTTAAATTGATCTGTTTCTCCTGCTCGAATGATGCTAAGTAAGTTGTTTAATGCACAACAAAAAAAGAAGCATGGGACGAAAGCAACTCGATAAATCttgcaaaaagaaaaagcttGTCTTCCATCACGCCATAACATTTGCATGGtaaacaaaaatatatcaaatgtcAGATCCAATCTATTTGATTAGGGCTAAGGTATCAATCGGTTCTAATCTACTAGATTCTAGCAAGGTATAATATACGACAAAATATGTGATTGATTAAGTTGGATAGTTAACCAAAATTGGCCAAGGCAACATAAATTAAGCTCATGTATTCCTATCGGATGTCTGTTCTAGTCTACTTGGAAAAAAGTTACTAGTTGCTCATCGGATGAAAAAAGTTTCACTGCATACCTTTTTGCTTCCTCTTCAAAATAGCCAACAGATATTATGCATTACTCCACCGTCTAAGTATCTTTCCCATCTACTTGAAGCTGAACCTCTTGGTATCCTTCCCTCCAAAATCTGAATATCAGAAATAATCCATATCAGATTCTTGACATTCTTAATTAAGATTTTCTTCCATCACTACTTGGCTTCTTTAAGCTATGTTTTCCAACTGTCCGGATTAGTTTTTCTCCGCTTGTAGGTGACGTAGCAGACAACCTTGCTTGTGAGACCCAGGCAGTTTATCTTATCTATTTTATCCATCTGATAATTAGTATTTCTCCGCTTGTAGGTGACATAGTGAACAACCTTGCTTGTGAGACCCAGGCAGTTCATCTTATCTATTTTATCCATCTGATAATTAGTATTTCTCCGCTTGTAGGTGACATAGCGAACAACCTTGTTTGTCAGACCCACGCAGCTTGTCTTATCTATTTTATCCATCTCACAATTGGTTTTTCTCCGCTTGTAGGTGACGTAGTGAACAACCTTGTTTGTCAGACCCAGGCAGCTTGTCTTACCTATTTCATCCATCTCACAAGGAAGCTTTCTCCGCTTGTAGGTGACATAGTGAACAACCTTGTTTGTCAGACCCAGGCAGCTTGTCTTACCTATTTCATCCATCTCACAATTAAGCTTTCTCCGCTTGTAGGTGACATAGTGAACATCCTTGTTTGTGAGACCCAGGCTTCGAGTCTTATGTATTCCATTCAACGTATAATTAGTTTTTCTCCGCTTGTAGGTGACACAGTGAACAACCTTGTTTCTAAGACCCAGGCAGTAAGTCTTACCTATTTCATCCATCTCACAATTGACAGCATAAGTTTCAGACTCTCCATCTACTGATTTATACTGCTGCTCACATATATCAAAAGCTTTCCCTTTAAGCTTCTTGCCTTTTAAAACATCACTTTCATTTTCAACCATGTTTTTCCCTAGATCACTTCCATAATTCCTCAACCTCTTCTCTTGGTCATTATTTTCCTCTTCAGATGACAAGTCAACTAAATTGCTTGTTTCCTCACTTGATTCCTCACCATTCATTTCGTGTTTCCTCTTTTGGAGTAATTCTATTAGATCCATAAGCTCTCTGTTGACCTGGAGCAAAAAATAGATTCAGTGAAACAATATATTTTGTCATCTTTCAGATTTAAAGTGTTCTTCTAGCAAGCCTAGGAGTACTTGTACCTGGGGATTCTGTAAGAAATCAGAGATGTCATTAGGACAAGAAGGGCAtttcttgataattttttgaGCTCGAAGGCTCCAACCCCCTTCCCATGTTCTCTCCCGCACAAATGACTTGTCAGCGAATGACCCAAGCAAGCATGACTTGCAAAAGTTGTGGGCACATGGGGTTGTGAGTGGAAATGACATCACCTTCCAACAAATTAGGCAGCTAAATTCTGCAGAATTAGAAATATTTGAGGGGATTATTAAAAATCCAAACTATAAAAATGAATAGAAAATTTCCAATTCATATAACTCCGTGCTGAACTTAGGAAATATATCAATTATGAAGATCAACCTTTCAAGAGTTTCTCCCTCACAGATGTGCTTTGAGGAGTCCTGCTTGATTTCCTTCGTCCCCTTTCATATGGACTTCCACCGGGCCCATGCTTTCGACTCGTTGGTGGAGACTTGATCCATTTCCAACCATGTTTTTCCTATGGAAAACACAAAAGCATGCATAGAAGCACGATGGAGAATTTAAGAAGGCCTTAATCCGATCTTAAGATAAATAAGACcagatgtttcatattttaacatTTTAACTACCACATAATAGTAATCATAAATGCAAACATGGCACTCCATCTAAACATTCATTTACGAACCCAAGATTCGAGTAACTGTTTCCTCAGATGTCTACGTGTGCCTGACATACCAATGATGCAATAAGTAGATCTTTTCATACTAATATGTGTTTAGTCCAGGAAGACTGTTAAAAGTGATATAGCTGAAAACAATGTGAATCCTTAAAATTGCGCATGACATCCCCGATAGAGAGACACAGGATGGTGCTTTCTATTAAATAAACTTACAGAATGGATTACTATAACTAGATAATTAGTTTTGTCCAAACATAGTATCTGAGGCTAGTTAAACTTGATGCAAAAGCAGTGAGAAGAGGAAGGGGGAAGAAACATATatacagagagagaaagagagactaTACATACATCATAATCCCAAGACGGGCTTTGCTTTCTTATTGTGATATCAGtggcatgctttagttccttaatgACTGGCAAAGGTCTAGGATGGTCCCCTTGTTCATCACTGCAAtgtaaatcaaacaaaaaattatTAACAATTGAAGCAGAAAATAGAACATTTGAAAAAAGTGCATGCCTAGTTCTAGAGCCAGCACATGTTAATCTGAAGAAACATAACATATAAAACTTTAGGATACCTTCTTTCCCCATACTTTTTACAACATGTATTTAAGACATCCTCATAGAGTCTTGAAGATAGCCCCCAACCAGATCTCAATTAGCAAATCAAGCTTACCGTAGTTTATTTAATTCTAAGTTCTTCTTGCAGTAAATTAGTTACCTTTTGTCTACTGATTCTAGTTATTAGTTCATATCTATTTCAACATCACAACTAATAGACATAATTGCCATAAAACATGTTCGGTGATTCTCAACTTGGTCTCTATTTGCAACCGGCTGTACTTCTTTTCAGACACATTGATATTTATCCAATTTAACAACAAAAGGGTGAGGTGTTTACAGAATTTATTTCAAGAAAAAAAGGCAAAATGTCTGCATCATTACTTGATAAATCTTAATAAAGTAACTTCATGAAAATCCAGATCTCAAAAGATATTCAGAAGAAGAGCTACGTCAAAACGTTCCCTATCTTCAATTGAAGCTTCCACCATTGATATAGGCATTTGACAACACCCATCAAAAGGTCAGCCTAGTTGGTATGACAACCCATGTGTGGCATTCCTAGTACAATATATTCCTTTGAAACTTTTCTACTCCCCAGAAATTCTAGCATGATCATCCCTTTTCTAGTCTAATCAAAGATTTTAAGAACACGTATTTGGCACTTACACTATCCGTGACAGTATACAAATGCACAAACAAGTATAGAACAGGGAAAAAGAAGAGTAAACcaccataaagaaaaaaaaaaagaagtaaaccTTGTCCATGGGGCTGGTTCATTGTCACACCGGACAAAAAGATATCTACAAACTTTAAAACCCTGAAAATTTCCAACCATTATTGCAAATACAGAATCTCTTTCTCAAATGTAGAAACATGGTGGGCACAGAAAACTATGAAAATGGGAAGCAGCTACAAGGTTAGTGTACTTGAATCCCAACTTTGCGCCAACATTTTTCGATCCTGTAAATCCCATCATAGCGAACCCCAGTTTCTGGAGCATATGAGGATCTCTTTTCTTTATGGGATCTGCAGAATATCAATAGAATGGAACATTTTTAAAAAGAGCTGCCCTGCAAAACAAGTACCTTTTGAACTCATACAATCAATGACAAATGCTCCAAATCCAGTTGATATAGCATCAAGCTTATGTGCTTATTTCAGAAGCAACTGATACAATAAGCCAACTATTTAGTGATTCTAGAAGTAGATTCCCTCAACTGCATATGACAAAACCTTCAGCTAAATAAATGAAATATACGTGATGTAATGCATATCCAGTGCTTGGTGTTACTAAGGTAAAAGAAATCAATTTGTTTATAgattttttactaatatttttgaaGTAATATAAATTGAAAGTCAAATAACACATGCATAATGAAGTTAAGTTACCTAGTTGTAATTGACACCACTATGAGCAAGAATGAAATTTGCAGCTTAAATTATTATAATCAAAAGAGTGCAGCCACTCACCTAACTACTCGAACAGGGTATCCCTTTAGGCAACTAACTTGTAGTGCTTTGTTAAGCTTCTCAAATGTCTGGTCAAATGACTGGTGTTTGTTAGTTCGCTTGTTGCCACTCAAATCCCTTCCCCCACTGCCAGAATGAACCATAACTTGGAAATGATTCagtcaaaaataaattttaaaaaaattactccTAAAGAAATAATGCCAATAGAATAACGTAGACAGAGAATTTGTTGATAATACTGTTAAATAATCAAACATAGGAGAACAATCACAAGATTGAGACAACTGTTCTCTCATACCTTCCAGTGTAGAGGAACCAATCACCATGATCTTCATCATCCTTGTAGCCTCCAGATAATGCAACGGATTGAGCACCCTGATTCGATTGCCCTGCAATCCCTGCAACATGGGGTAAGTGGGCACCCCATTGCCTGCATTCCAGTCGGTCCTCCCATATTTCGCCAACCAAAACACCCTTCTTCCTTTTAGGATCATGCACTGCAAGGATTGGCCCAAAATGATCAGGAGGTACTGCAACAAAAATTTGACCACTACAAGCATTAGCCTTTCCAGCCTTTTTGGCTCGTTCAGTAGTAAATGCTTTGTCAGGCCTGTTTTCATTGCACATGGAATGATATTCTCGTTTTTTATCACTTGGGATGGTTGACTGTGCTGTTTTTGCCATGCGAATAGCCACAACAATCGCAGAATTGATTCTCGGCTCGCATGCCATTTTAGATGGGATAGGGGCTCGACATTTTGCACAACTATGTTTACCCTGCCCAACCCACTTCTGGAAGCATTTCAAGCAGAAGTTGTGACCACAGGGTGTCTACAGAAACCGGGaaaggaagggaaaaaaaaaaattaacttcaGTACCACAAGATAAGCATTGTTAGAATCTAAAACACTTGAGAGAAGATACAAAAAATGGAGTCGAATTGTAAAAAGTACTAATAAAATCTCTCAATGGAAAAGGTGACATTTTATATACTAATGGAAATAATCATGATGAGATACAGTATCATACGTGAATGGTAGTACTTCAAATCACAAGAAAAGAGCATAACACCATCCTGAGGATTATAATGTTCAATAGCATGCGACAAGTTTCACTGCTGCAGCATGCTACAGATGTTGGGGTCATCCTTCTGTTATATTTTTTTGATCCATACAAGGAAGATGGATGCTCCGACCTAGACTTATCCTGCTCATCAACTCTTCTGAAAAACAAATGATCGATGATCATATAGATTTTAGCCCCATTCTACAAAAGCAATTATTGAGACCAAAAAGAACCTTCCTCTTCCGCTTTCAACatacaaatttaataaaaaaaattgttataAACTTGGATTAATCCTCATATAAATTGGTTAACCATTTCATGGAGCCTTCCAAACTTAGGATGACAattagttttctttcttttctgtcgAGATAACTGATTGAGATGTTGAAGTGGTAGGTTAGCCCTTGCGAGAAAAAGGAATACACTTAGGAGGTCAACAAAGAGGCATCTAGCTAGGACCCTCTGATGCCTAACAGCCTAACTTAAATTGAATAAcatgagaaggaaaggaagaaagcTAAGAACATAAGAGAAAGTACTGACTAGAAAACTTGGGTCAGGAAAATCACATGGCTTGAACGGCCAGAAGGCACTCCTCTTTGTATTTAAAGGAGAGCCACAGTGCAGGTAGGGTGGACTGGAAGTCAGCTCACTGCAGTTGCACTAGCAAAAACCAACATTCTATGAGCTTGTGGGGGCCTTGTTATGACAGCAGTTGTGTCAATAACATGTCACAAGAACATACAGCAACAGATGTATGCTTATCTGTTAAGATGCTTATCGATACAATGCAAGCTCAAGTAGAACTTTCAAACAATAGGCCATCGTAAATGATTGTACATACTACATAGCCTTTAAATTATAGGCAGCCATGCAAAATTTGGTGGGTTTTTTTCCAGTGACGTGTCTGAACTTTTAAATGGCCACGCATACCACTTTAGATGTTCCCATTTGTATTGATTTTCACAAGCAAAACCACCCAATGACTGCAGTCATGTGTGTGGATGCATACATCTGAGGGACAGTAAAAGGGGTTCGAGAGCCACGTTGTGTTGCAAAGTTAATGATAGCAGAAAATGAATAAATATATGGATATGCTAAACCCCAGAGGTAAAGGCATCTCATTTGGGAAATGATAACTAGATCTATCACAACAGAAGCATTAAAATGACCAATTCAATCAAAGACATGAATCAGTCTTCATTTGCCAAACAACCATAAACTCCAACTACAAGTCGAACCTCCGTCGGCGTATAACTTTGCATAGTTTATTACCTATCTCAGAACAACTTTCACattataaataacaaaagatGCAAGCATGTCTTGAATAACATTTGCCATAAGCAGAATCAACTCGGAAACAACAAAATCCCCTTGTAAttctacaaaaataataataataataaacaaattgCTAGACTAATCACCCAAAATATATTGGATAAAAGACTACATCACTATATCTAACCTAATCACtgaatcatatcataaaataacAAAAGGAATTACCCTCGTAATCGTAACATATCATAAACTACCCCGAAGGATTACCCTGCTACTAATATACTTCAGCAGCAACAAGTGTCGAAAGGAAAGCGAAGCATCGTATCATTGGCAAGAAACCATAAACAACTGTCATGCATTCCTCTTGATGATATTAGCAGGAACGCCTATCAATCTCCATTTAAGGCCTCTTTTATCTAGATCGACTGATAATTTGAATAGGAAAAAGAGTAATGAAAAGAAAATTTGCTACTCACAGTCACAGGGCGATCCGGCAACTGCATGCAAAAGGAACAGATGAATTTCGCATCCAAGAAACCAAGAACATCATCATTTcccatcttcttccctttcttctcctcctccttatcTCTCTCCACCAGAACCCTTCCTCTGCCGCCCACCAGTTCCTGCCTCCGCCAGGCCTTCTCCTTCTCCGTCAGCGATTGATCGGCTTCGATTGACCGGATGGACGCGATCAAGGCACTGGAGGCGTCGGGGACGGCGGCTACGACGCCGGAGCCGTCCGGGGAGGAGCAATCCGGGCATTCCCAGTCGACCGCGGTGGCGAGGGTCTCCAGCGGCAGGGAGAGGCAAGGCGCGTGCCAGGGGGTGGCGCAGGTGCGGCATAGCACCACCTCCGCCGGCGAAGGCGGCACCGCCTCGCAGACCATGCAACGCCCGTCGGCGTCGCATGGGAGATCGACGGGGTAGGCCATCACGGAGCCGCGTACGGGCTCGCTTGCCGGCGGTTGGCCAAGGGGTAGGTGGCGCGGCGAGACGGAGAAGGAGAGCGGAATGGGTTTTGAATTCGCCCCTCGGAAAGGGAAAGCGTGGTGGAAGTCGGCTTGACCCGTCAAATCCATCAGATCAAACAGCGAATCCTCAGTTAAAAGCGCCCCACGTCATGAATTGACGACACATTGTAGAAAGTTACGAGCGCCGCCTCCCACCGCTGAGCTAATTCCAATTTAAGTGGCACCACGTCACGTCCGCAGAAAGGTGAAGTGACATTGCCATTGGCTTATATCTTGGTCGAAGAACTCAACAGACAAAGCCAAATCATGTGCGAAAATCTAAGAAATTTCATGTAATTACAGTTCATCAACAATTCATAATCGACCAATTAGCTTCGTCAAATTAAAATTAAACAATCATATAAATCAAAATTataactaaattaaaatttaaatatgtaTGTAATGATAATTTAATGATGGTAAGATCATGGCAAGGCATAAAGTCTTTTACACTATAATTTGCACTGTAGGTGAATAACACAGAAGCCAAAGTCACTGAAGAAGAGAAGCCAGTCATCTGTATGGGAAAGAAGCCATATGTAAAATGAACAATGGGATGACAGTTCAACATTGCATATCAATTGAGCATTCCCAGATAAAACTAAAGAATCAAGTTAATTAAACACAGCAAGAGAAATT
Proteins encoded:
- the LOC135617764 gene encoding E3 ubiquitin-protein ligase ORTHRUS 2-like gives rise to the protein MDLTGQADFHHAFPFRGANSKPIPLSFSVSPRHLPLGQPPASEPVRGSVMAYPVDLPCDADGRCMVCEAVPPSPAEVVLCRTCATPWHAPCLSLPLETLATAVDWECPDCSSPDGSGVVAAVPDASSALIASIRSIEADQSLTEKEKAWRRQELVGGRGRVLVERDKEEEKKGKKMGNDDVLGFLDAKFICSFCMQLPDRPVTTPCGHNFCLKCFQKWVGQGKHSCAKCRAPIPSKMACEPRINSAIVVAIRMAKTAQSTIPSDKKREYHSMCNENRPDKAFTTERAKKAGKANACSGQIFVAVPPDHFGPILAVHDPKRKKGVLVGEIWEDRLECRQWGAHLPHVAGIAGQSNQGAQSVALSGGYKDDEDHGDWFLYTGSGGRDLSGNKRTNKHQSFDQTFEKLNKALQVSCLKGYPVRVVRSHKEKRSSYAPETGVRYDGIYRIEKCWRKVGIQGFKVCRYLFVRCDNEPAPWTSDEQGDHPRPLPVIKELKHATDITIRKQSPSWDYDEKHGWKWIKSPPTSRKHGPGGSPYERGRRKSSRTPQSTSVREKLLKEFSCLICWKVMSFPLTTPCAHNFCKSCLLGSFADKSFVRERTWEGGWSLRAQKIIKKCPSCPNDISDFLQNPQVNRELMDLIELLQKRKHEMNGEESSEETSNLVDLSSEEENNDQEKRLRNYGSDLGKNMVENESDVLKGKKLKGKAFDICEQQYKSVDGESETYAVNCEMDEIGKTYCLGLRNKVVHCVTYKRRKTNYTLNGIHKTRSLGLTNKDVHYVTYKRRKLNCEMDEIGKTSCLGLTNKVVHYVTYKRRKLPCEMDEIGKTSCLGLTNKVVHYVTYKRRKTNCEMDKIDKTSCVGLTNKVVRYVTYKRRNTNYQMDKIDKMNCLGLTSKVVHYVTYKRRNTNYQMDKIDKINCLGLTSKVVCYVTYKRRKTNPDSWKT